The Akkermansia sp. N21116 genome includes a region encoding these proteins:
- a CDS encoding DUF2971 domain-containing protein, with the protein MEKSSDGTEPKEIKAYIYMTYENMLKVLAGGALKVRTIDECNDPYEFMPAGPEGEKWSKEYEMAFICFSSLYNSGAMWAHYGDKHKGVCLEFTFPLRQLNVEDEYSYYILDIELKEDSLISFSWRKRDKTHLYYCVLFNMKYKKERQKFEYGMFGTSMMGDRLMCDVDKCLLTKDKSWHYEEELRILVSLPEKDVRKEEDYFVDCFHKYLTGIILGIKCQKDAESVEKIVELFRKDGDGPIQVYQAQYSEKTFDVLVPGIDKAPGNP; encoded by the coding sequence ATGGAAAAGAGTTCTGACGGTACGGAGCCCAAGGAGATCAAGGCCTATATCTACATGACGTATGAGAACATGCTCAAGGTATTGGCCGGAGGAGCCCTGAAGGTGCGCACCATCGACGAGTGCAACGATCCCTATGAGTTCATGCCCGCCGGACCGGAAGGGGAAAAATGGTCGAAAGAGTATGAGATGGCGTTTATCTGCTTTTCCTCCCTTTACAATTCCGGAGCGATGTGGGCGCACTACGGCGACAAGCACAAGGGGGTATGCCTGGAGTTTACCTTCCCCCTGCGCCAGCTAAACGTTGAAGACGAGTACTCCTATTATATTCTGGATATTGAACTGAAAGAAGACTCGCTTATTTCGTTTAGCTGGAGAAAGCGGGATAAAACCCATCTCTATTATTGTGTGCTGTTTAATATGAAATATAAGAAAGAGCGCCAAAAATTTGAGTATGGCATGTTCGGAACCAGCATGATGGGTGACCGCCTGATGTGTGATGTAGATAAATGTCTCTTAACAAAAGATAAGTCTTGGCACTATGAGGAAGAACTGCGGATACTCGTCTCCTTGCCAGAGAAGGATGTTAGGAAGGAGGAGGACTATTTCGTAGATTGCTTCCACAAGTATTTGACGGGGATTATCCTGGGAATCAAATGCCAGAAGGACGCGGAAAGCGTTGAAAAGATTGTCGAACTTTTCCGGAAGGACGGGGACGGACCTATCCAGGTGTACCAGGCCCAGTATTCCGAAAAGACATTTGACGTTCTCGTTCCCGGGATCGACAAGGCCCCGGGAAACCCCTAG